TTTAGGATTATTGTTGTCAGACATAAGTTACATTTGTAAGATAAAGAGATGTCCTTCTGCATGATTCAGGTTTGGAATATTAATTCATTTTTATATAGGTACCAAGCTCCAGACTATATTCAACAGCCCAGGCAACAGCAGCACCTCCAGCAGGCGCTACCACTGCAGCTCTAACCTCGCCGACCACCAGGCCAATACCAGCAGCTTGATTATGAAGGTACAACAGTAAAAGTTTTCAATGATATTAGTATTTCTGTTGTTCTAGCATCTGATAATCGTTACTTTGTTAGACTCCTATACACAGAGTTAATGATGTTGGTATTTCTGTTGTTCTAGCATCCGACAATTTTTGCTTGAAATGATACATATCGATGTAGTTGTGCTAAAATCTTGCACCCCCTCCGTTTTGCTCTAGCTTCGCTCCTGCTTCGTCGGCGACTCCGCGGCGCGCAACCAGGCGGAGGCCCTCGTGTGCTTCCTCTCTACGGTGTCGCGGCCGGAGACGGTGCACCAGTACGACGACCACGTCGGGAAGAAGTTCTGGCGGTGGTCCTTTCCGGCGCCGCACGACGTCGTCGTCTTGACGTACTGGTCGCCGTTTCTCGTGCGGGCTGGGGGCAGGTCTGAGGACTTCGTCCTGGCGCAAGACATCCTCTTCCTCGACGAGCTCAACGAGCCGTGGACGGCCGAAGCCGACGCCATGGACGTCATGGTAATCTCGGCGGGGCACTGGTTCGACCGCCCGGCCATCTACCTCGACAACGGCCTGGTCGCCGGGGTGCAAAACCGGCCGGACGTGAACCGCACCCAAATGAGCTTCCTGGGCGTGTACCACGAGGTGTTGCGCAGGACGCTCGAGTTCGTGAACGCGAACTCGACCACCGACAAGCTAGTGGTGGTGTCGACCATCGCGCCGGCGCACTTCGACAGGAGGTACAGCTGGAACCACCGCGACGCGTGCTCGCGCACGGCACTGTACGAGGAAGGCGAGACGCAGGTGGGGTCCACGGACGCCGAGCTGAGAAAGGCCGTCCTGGAGGAGGTGGCTGCCGCCGTGGTGAGGTGGCGGCGGTCGGAGCTGCGGTTCGAGGTCCTTGACGTGACGAGGCTGGTGGCGATGCGGCCCGACGTGCACCCTGGGCCGCACCTCTTCCGGGACGCATACCGCGATTGGCCATTGCCGGAGACGGTGGCAAACGACTGCCTGCACTGGTGCTCCCCCGGGCCGATCGACACATTCAACGACATACTGGCGTGGATCGTGGAGGTCAAGTCTAGCGTTGACGACTATAATGTTCCCGTCGACCGAGATGGCCGGCGAGATCAGGTAcaaggtgagggagagggagacatCAAAAAGAAGGTGCGGGAAGAAAGCATTCTATTGTTAGAGAACAGTGTTCAAGTCTGAGTTGCCTTCTCACATAACATCACTGCGCTTCCTGGGCTGGACAAAAAGCTCGCAGCTCACGAGCTAGCTTAGACTTGTGAAGGctcagctcggctcg
The sequence above is drawn from the Phragmites australis chromosome 10, lpPhrAust1.1, whole genome shotgun sequence genome and encodes:
- the LOC133930204 gene encoding xyloglucan O-acetyltransferase 1-like; this translates as MMLLRSCFVGDSAARNQAEALVCFLSTVSRPETVHQYDDHVGKKFWRWSFPAPHDVVVLTYWSPFLVRAGGRSEDFVLAQDILFLDELNEPWTAEADAMDVMVISAGHWFDRPAIYLDNGLVAGVQNRPDVNRTQMSFLGVYHEVLRRTLEFVNANSTTDKLVVVSTIAPAHFDRRYSWNHRDACSRTALYEEGETQVGSTDAELRKAVLEEVAAAVVRWRRSELRFEVLDVTRLVAMRPDVHPGPHLFRDAYRDWPLPETVANDCLHWCSPGPIDTFNDILAWIVEVKSSVDDYNVPVDRDGRRDQVQGEGEGDIKKKVREESILLLENSVQV